A genomic window from Zalophus californianus isolate mZalCal1 chromosome 13, mZalCal1.pri.v2, whole genome shotgun sequence includes:
- the AQP3 gene encoding aquaporin-3, with translation MGRQKELVSRCGEMLHIRHRLLRQALAECLGTLILVMFGCGSVAQVVLSRGTHGGFLTINLAFGFAVTLGILVAGQVSGAHLNPAVTFAMCFLAREPWIKLPIYTLAQTLGAFLGAGIVFGLYYDAIWDFAKNELIVSGPNGTAGIFATYPSGHLDMVNGFFDQFIGTASLIVCVLAIVDPYNNPVPRGLEAFTVGLVVLVIGTSMGFNSGYAVNPARDFGPRLFTAVAGWGSEVFTTGRHWWWVPIVSPLLGSIAGVFVYQLMIGCHLEQPPPSTEQENVKLAHVKHKEQI, from the exons ATGGGTCGACAGAAGGAGCTGGTGTCCCGCTGCGGCGAGATGCTCCACATCCGCCACCGGCTGCTTCGTCAGGCTCTGGCTGAGTGCCTGGGGACCCTCATCCTCGTG ATGTTTGGCTGTGGCTCTGTGGCCCAGGTGGTGCTCAGCCGGGGCACCCACGGTGGTTTCCTCACCATCAACCTAGCCTTCGGCTTCGCTGTCACCCTGGGCATCCTTGTGGCTGGCCAGGTCTCTG GGGCCCACCTGAACCCTGCTGTGACCTTTGCCATGTGTTTCTTGGCGCGCGAGCCCTGGATCAAGCTGCCCATCTACACCTTGGCGCAGACGCTGGGAGCCTTCTTGGGTGCTGGGATTGTTTTTGGGCTGTATTATG ATGCAATCTGGGACTTTGCCAAGAATGAGCTCATAGTCTCGGGCCCCAATGGCACAGCAGGCATCTTTGCCACCTACCCCTCTGGACACCTGGACATGGTCAATGGATTCTTCGACCAG ttcATTGGCACTGCCTCCCTCATCGTGTGTGTGCTGGCCATTGTTGACCCCTACAACAACCCCGTCCCCCGCGGCCTGGAGGCCTTCACCGTGGGCCTGGTGGTCCTGGTTATCGGCACCTCCATGGGTTTCAACTCTGGCTATGCTGTCAATCCCGCCCGGGACTTCGGTCCCCGCCTTTTCACCGCCGTTGCTGGCTGGGGCTCTGAAGTCTTCAC GACCGGCCGCCACTGGTGGTGGGTGCCCATCGTGTCTCCACTCCTGGGCTCCATTGCGGGTGTCTTCGTGTACCAGCTCATGATCGGCTGCCACCTGGAGCAGCCTCcaccctccactgagcaggagaATGTGAAGCTGGCCCATGTGAAGCACAAGGAGCAGATCTGA